A window of the Mesorhizobium opportunistum WSM2075 genome harbors these coding sequences:
- a CDS encoding phosphotransferase enzyme family protein, with protein MTDFDALTHDQQLGILQETAEAATANYDLPADVSVEMINLSENATYKIAARDGRRWALRIHRDGYHSRTAIQSELAWLTDLRQTGIVPTPVPVAGKDGDQIQLVGHAGLARPRNVVLSQWETGAEPGIGEALGEPFEVLGEVTARMHIHARQWRRPSWFSRHVWDFETSLGEERPHWGRWRDGMGVDAAKAKLFGRAAELIGRRLDAFGKGQDRFGLIHCDLRLANLLIDGKTVKVIDFDDCGFGWFMYDAATPISFYEHEPQTADLIQSWTTGYRRVLDLPKADEDEIPTFVMLRRLLLVAWIGSHAETDLARSMGLPYTEGTEGLCEAYLSKFS; from the coding sequence ATGACGGATTTCGATGCGCTCACTCACGACCAGCAACTCGGCATCCTGCAGGAGACGGCGGAGGCGGCCACCGCCAACTACGACTTGCCGGCGGATGTCTCCGTCGAGATGATCAACCTGTCGGAGAACGCGACTTACAAGATTGCAGCTCGCGACGGCCGGCGCTGGGCGCTTCGCATCCATCGCGACGGCTACCATTCAAGAACGGCCATCCAATCCGAACTGGCCTGGCTTACGGATCTGCGCCAGACCGGGATCGTCCCCACACCCGTTCCGGTCGCGGGCAAGGACGGCGACCAAATCCAGCTTGTCGGCCATGCCGGATTGGCGCGACCGCGCAATGTCGTGTTGTCGCAATGGGAGACCGGTGCGGAGCCGGGCATAGGCGAGGCGCTTGGCGAGCCCTTCGAGGTGCTGGGCGAGGTGACGGCCCGCATGCACATCCATGCCCGGCAGTGGCGGCGCCCTTCCTGGTTCAGCCGTCACGTGTGGGATTTCGAGACAAGCCTCGGTGAGGAAAGACCCCATTGGGGGCGCTGGCGCGACGGCATGGGCGTCGACGCCGCGAAAGCCAAACTCTTTGGCCGTGCCGCGGAGCTGATCGGCCGCAGGCTCGATGCCTTCGGCAAGGGCCAAGACCGCTTCGGCCTCATTCATTGCGACCTGCGGCTCGCCAACCTTTTGATCGACGGCAAGACGGTCAAGGTCATCGACTTCGACGACTGCGGCTTCGGCTGGTTTATGTACGACGCCGCTACGCCCATCTCTTTCTACGAGCACGAGCCGCAGACAGCCGATCTGATCCAATCGTGGACGACCGGCTATCGCCGCGTGCTTGACCTGCCCAAGGCGGACGAGGACGAGATCCCGACCTTCGTGATGCTGCGCCGCCTGTTGCTGGTTGCCTGGATCGGCTCGCACGCTGAAACGGACCTCGCCAGGTCGATGGGCCTGCCATACACCGAGGGAACGGAGGGGCTGTGCGAAGCCTATCTGAGCAAGTTCTCCTAG